A region of the Candidatus Rokuibacteriota bacterium genome:
TCGATGAACTGCCGGTTCTTCACGACCGCGATCGCCTCGCGCGTGAACTGCCCCGCGGCCGCGCGCTCGACCGTCGTGGTGAGCGTGCGCAGGTAGTCGAAGAGCGGACCGTACCCCTTCGCCAGGGGATTGTAGGTCTTCGCGTCGAAGCCCAGCTCCCGGAGCCGCTCGACGATCAGCCGGTAGTGCCTGGCCTCGTCCCCGACCTGGCGCGCGAAGGCGAGCTTCACGTCCACCTCCTCCGTGGTCACCATCCAGCGCGCCGCGATCTCGCTGGCCTCGACCTCGTTCTTCAGCGCCACCTTGAGCAGGTTCACGACGGTCAGGTCGCCGTCCACCTCGGGCATGAGCGTGGCGTCCGGCTCGAGGCGCCGGAGCATCTCCTGGTTCCTGGCGTCCAGCTCCGTGACGAACTCTTCGGCGGTCATGGCGATTCCCTCTTCAGAGCGGGTTCAGCTCGCGCGGCGCGAGGTCAGGCCGTGAGCGAGGAGGTCCGGAAGCTCCTGGGTCAGGGTCTCCTTGGTGACGACGCGGTCGCACCGCGCGTGCCAGGGCTGGGTGATGCGCGCGAGCGAGTGGGTGGTGAAGCCGAGGATCGGCGGCCGGGGGGACCGGGCCTCGAGCGACGCGAAGAACGCTCCGTAGTCCCAGGCCGGCGTGGTCAGATCGAGGATCACGAGGGCGGGGCTCTTGCCCGAGGCCAGGCAGGTACCAAGCTCGTCGGGAGAGCGGCAGAACTCGACGGGAGTGCCCGCGAGGCGAGCCGTCTCCCTGATCCGGGCGACGAAGAAGAGGTCCTTGACGACGGCGACGACCCCGTCAGTCATTCTGCTCCTGCCTGCCGAGCCAGTACCTGCTCCACTCGGTCAGGTGGGTCAGCGTCGAGAGGTCCTTCATCCGGTCCAGGTACACGATGCCGTTCAGGTGGTCGGCCTCGTGCTGGATCACCCGGGCGAAGAAGTGGCTCGCGGTCAGCTCGATTGGCTCGCCTTGGCGGTCGAGAGCCTCGAGCCTCACCGTCGTGTAGCGCGGAACCTTGCCCCTGAGGTCGGGGATCGAGAGGCAGCCCTCCCAGTCCTCCTCCATCTCCGGCGTGAGCGGGGTCACCCGGGGGTTCACGATCACGGTGAGCGGGATGCTCGGAGCCGCGGGGTAGCGGGGGTTGTCGAGCACCTCGATGACGGCGATCTGCTTGAGCGTGTGGACCTGGGTCGCGGCGAGGCCGGCCCCGTTGTACTCGCGCATGGTCTCGACCATGTCGTCGATGAAGCTCTGGACCTCGGGAGACCGGAGCTCCGAAGGCAAAACCTGCTCCGTGACCTTCCTGAGCACCGGGTGCCCCAGGCGGGCGACCTTCAGAATGGCCATCGTGAGCCTCCGCGCTCTAACGTGAACAGCGAGGTCATTCTAGCACAGCGCCGCGCCGCCGTTCGGGCGGGGCCCGGCGTCAGGCGAACAGGCCGCCGCGCCGCGCAGCATCCCAGAGCAGGAGGCTCCCCACGACGAGGAGGACGAGGCCCATGAGCGTCAGGAGCCCGCGGAGGCCCATGGTGCCGGTGAGCCGGGCCCCCTGAAACGTCCCCACCATCCCCGTGAGCCCCATCAGGATCAGGAGCGGGTAGTCCACCTCCCCCGCGATCACGTGGCCGACCCAGCCGAAGGAGCCCATGAGAAACCCGATGACGAGATTACTCCCCGCCGCCACGCGTGGGTCGATCCCCAGGATCGTGATGAGGGCGGGGAGCCTGAGGCTTCCGAGGATCAGGCCGACGGCGCCGCCGAGGAGGCCGATGGCAAAGCCTACCAGCGCCTCAGCGACGACCCGGCCCGGCGTCCAGGTCCCGCCGGCGCGAAGCAACTCCTCCTGCGCGCCTGGCTGACGCCCGGTCACAGGGCTCTCCTTAGGCCTCTCGCGTCTCGCCCTCACGAACAGCTCGACCGCCTGCCACACGACCAGGATTCCCGCCAGCCCGATCAGCAGGGACTCGGGCGCCAGGCCGCTCCCGAAGCCGCCGACGAACGCGCCGATCATGGCGGGGATCCCCTGCACCGCGACGATCCGCGCGTTGACGCGCCCGGCGCGCCAGTGGCGGACCGCCCCGGTGACGGCGCTCAACGTGCTCACCAGGATGTTGGTGCCCGCGGCGACCGGGGCCGGCATCCCCAGGAGCAGGAGGAACGGCAGCCGCATCGTCCCGAGCGCGAGCCCCACCACGCCCCCGACCACGCCGACGCCGTACGAGAGGGCGGTCAGGAAGACCGCGTGCCAGACGACGGCGTCAGAGGGGAGGCCAAAGGCCGAGAGGGGGACGGTCACGCCGCTGTGCTCGGCGAGGGTCGGTAGCCGACCAGCTCCAAGAGGTTCCCGTCGGGATCGAGGAAGTAGAGGCAGTCGTGGTCTCCCCAGTTGATGGGGGCATGGTGGGGGATCCCCCGCTCGGCGAAGAGGCGGCGCGCCGCCTGGAGGTCCTCCCAGGAGACCTCGAAGGCGTGGTGGCTCTTGCCGAGCGGGTGTTCGATCAGCTCCCGGCCGCCCGGAGCTCGGTCAGGCCTGAAGAACAGGGCGAGGTTACCGTCGCCGTAGCGGAGCAGGACCTGATCGGGCAGTCGCATCTCCACCATCATCCCGAGGACGTCCGTGTAGAAGCCCTCGGCGCGCCCCAGGTCAGCCACGTCCACGCCGAAGTGGTCCAGCCGCTTGACCCGGATCATGCGAGATCCGAGAGCGCAGCAAACGTCGCGCCGGCAGCCTCCATCTCTTCAATCGCCTTGGCGCCGTCGCCCGGGTTCACGTCCACGGCGCGGATCGCGTCCTCCAGGACGACGACCTGGAATCCCTCGCGGAGGGCGTCGAGCACGGTCGCCTTCACGCAGTAGTCGGTGGCGAGGCCGCCGACGAAGAGGCGCTGGACCCCCAGCTCACCCAGCGCGGCGGCGAAGGGCATCCCGTTCGGGTCCTCGGCCTGGAAGCACGAGTAGGCATCCGCGTCCGGGTCCATCCCCTTGGAGACGATCACCGCCTCGCGCGGGAGCCTGAGGTCGGCGTGGAACTCCGCGCCTTTCGTCCCCTGGACGCAGTGGGGCGGCCAGACCCCGCCGTACGCCTTGAAGTGCTTGGTCACCGCGGGGTGCCAGTCGCGCGAGGCGAAGATCGGCCCTCTGAGGCCGGCAAACCGCTCGACGTAGCGGTTGAGCGCCGGAACGACCCGGTCCCCCTCGGGGACGGCCAGCGAGCCCCCCGGGCAGAAGTCGTTCTGGACGTCCACAATCACCAGGGCATCGCGTGAGGGATCAATGGCCATGGCTCATTCCTCCTCTCCCAGCAGCGTGTCGGAGTAAATGCCCTTCGAGCGCGGGCTCCGCCCGCGCAACCGACTCGGGCCTCGCCTCGTGGCTCTCCTCGCCTGCGGCTCGTCGGCAGCCCCACGGCTCGAACCACCAATCCTGGGGGAGGCCTCGGAGGGGGCCCGGGTACCCGCGCCGAAGGCGTGGGTGTCCCCCTCCGATTGTCCTAGCGCCCCGCGGATCTCGCGAAGCGCGCTGGCGTCCTGCTCGCGGCTCAGGGCTCGGGCGAGCGCCGCTCGGGCCTCGCGGGTCGCGATCCGTCCCAGAGCCCACGCCGCGTGTTGACGAACAAGTGGTTCGGGATCTCCGAGCGCCCGGCTCAGCGCGGGGACCGTTTCCGGATCGCGGCGGTTGCCGAGCGCCACGGCGATGTTCCTCAAAAGCCCGCGCCGCTTCGCCCGCGTCAGCGCCGTGCCGGCGAAGCGCTGCCTGAAGCCGGCTCCGTCGAGCTCCAGCAGCTCGCTCAGCTCGGGAAGCGGCTCCCGCGGCCGGAGCGCACGGTCGCGCGACTCGGGGGCCTTGCGATTCCAGGGGCAGACCGTCTGGCAGAGGTCACAGCCGAACGCCCACTCGCCGATCCCCTCTCTGAGCCCGGCGGGGATCGGCCCCTTGTTCTCGATGGTCAGATACGAGATGCAGCGCCGGGCATCCAGCACATAGGGCGCCACGAACGCATTCGTCGGACAGACATCCAGGCAGGCGCGGCACGTCCCGCAGCGATCGGGAAGCGGAGCGTCGAAGTCCAGCTCGACCGTGGTCAGGAGTACCCCGATGAAGAAGAACGAGCCGAGCGTCGGATCGAGGAGGTTCGTGTTCTTCCCGATCCACCCGAGACCCGCGCGGGCTGCCAGGTCGCGCTCGAGAACGGGGCCGGTGTCCACGTAGATCTTCCCGCGCGCCTCAGGCCCGCCCGCCTCCCGGAGGAAGGCCAAAAGCTCCTCGAGCCGCGGCGTCATCACGTCGTGGTAGTCCCGCCCCCACGCGTAGCGGGCGACCGGGTTCCACCCCCGGGCCTCGGGCGGCTCGCCCTGGTAGTAGTTCAGCGCGACCGCGATCACCGAGCGGGCGCCGGGGAGGATCTGCCGGAGGTCGAGCCGCTTGGCGCGGCCTCGCGCGAGGTAGTCCATGGTGCCCGCGTACCCCGCGGCGAGCCAGGCGTCGAAGGCTGGACCATGCTCGGGAGGATCGCCAGGGCCGATGGCGACCCTGTCGAAGCCCAGCTCCAGGGCCTTCGCCTTCACCGCCTCGCTCAGCGCCAGCTGTGTCAGGGTCACCGTCGCCTCGCCTTGACGATGAGATGGCTTCGCGTCAGCGTCCTCCCTCCACCGCTGACGACCTCGACGTACCGCTGCCAGCGACCGTCTCGCTCCCACCTGGCCCGGAGCTCCCCCACGTGGGCCAGCGCGTCCTCGGCCGAGCCGAACCGACGGACCTCATGCTCCACCTCGAGGTGCTCCACCGTGAAGCCGTGACTCTCGAGCAGCGCCCTGAGCCCGGCCTCTTCGAACGCAAAACGGGAGACTGTGCCGGTCTCGCGCCACTGGTCCACGTGAAAGCAGACGAAGGCGAACACCTCCCCGGGCCCGAGGGCCCGGCTCGCCCGGGCGATGATCGCCGGCGACATGCAGAGGTGAGTTGTCACGAGTTGGGGAGCCCAGCGAACATACTCCTCGACCTCGGCGTCGGCAACGACGAACCCGGCGTTGGCGAGGCCGAGGGCGGTAGCGCGCTCGCGGGCGGTCGCGATCGCCGCCGCGTCGCGGTCAATCCCGATCACCCGGCGGCAGCGCGGTGCAAGGGTCAGGGCGAGCCGGCCTGTCCCGCAGCCGACGTCGAGCGCCGTCACGTCCTTCAGCTCGTCGGCGGTGAGAAGCGCGAGGAACTTCGGGCTCATCCCGCATCGATCATAGCACGCAGCTCGCGACCCTTCACGTCGCCACGCCCGCGAGCGCCTCAGTAGCCCGCAGCCGCCCCGTCGGAACGCGGGTCGGCGAACCCCGCCTTGACGCCGTTCCCGAGGACCATCACGCCGTGGGCATGGCCGGTCAGCTCGTCCCAGGGCGCCAGGACGTTCACCGCATGCCCGCGCGCCTCGAGCCTGCGCGCGGTGTCGGACGGCATGCGCCCGTCCAGGTTCAGGAACTCCCGCGGGTCGCCGATGGCGAAGCGGCCGGCGAGCCAGCGCGGGGCCTCAATCGCCGCGGCGAGGTCGAGCCCGTGGTCGAGCATGGCCGAGTAGACCTGGAGGTGGATCTGAGGCTGGCCGTCGGCGCCCATGCAGCCGAAGACGAGCCAGAGGCGCTCGTCGCGGAACGCCAGGGACGCCATGAGCGTGTGCAGCGGGCGCTTGCCCGGCTCGAGGCGATTGGGATGCGCCGGATCGAGCGAGAAATAGGCGCCGCGGTTGTGGAGCACGACTCCGGTCTCCCCGGCCACGATGCCCGAGCCGAAGCCCATGTAGAGGCTCTGAATGAGCGACGCCGCGTTCCCCTCGGCGTCCACCGCCGCGACGTACACGGTGTCGCCCTGGAGGCTCCCGGCAGGGATCTGGTCCCAGACCCAGGCTCGATCGGGACGGATGAGCTGGCGGCGCTCCCGCGCATACTCCCTGGAAAGGAGCCTTGCCACGGGGACCTTGGCAAAGGCCGGATCGGCGAGATAGCGGTCCCGGTCGGCGAAGGCGATCTTCTTGGCCTCGACGAAGAGATGGAGCTGGTCGGGACCGAGGTAGGGGAGCGCGGCGATGTCGTCGTCCTCGAGCATCTGGAGCATCAGCAGGGTGGTAAACCCCTGGGAGGGCGGCGGTGTCTGAAAGATCGTGATCCCGCGGTACCGGCCCACGAGCGGCTCCGCCCACTCCGAGCGCTGGGCGGCGAAGTCGGCCTCGCTGTGGAGGCCACCCCCCGCGCGGGAAAAGGCGACGATGGCCCGTGCCACCGGGCCCGCGTAAAAACCGTCGCGCCCGTGCTCGGCCACCAGCTCGATCGTCCGCGCCAGATCGCGCTGGCGGAGCCTGTCGCCAGCCCGCGGGATCGCGCCGCCGGGCAGGAAGACCCGAGCGCTTGTCGGCTGGGCGCTCAACACCGGCAGCGTGCGCTCGATCCAACCCCTGAGCTTCGCGGTCACCGGAACCCCGTCGCGGGCGTACCCGATGGCGGCGTCGAAGAGCGACCTCCAGGGAAGACGGCCGTAGGCCCGGTGGGCCTCAGCCCAGCTGTCAAGCGCTCCGGGGACGGTGACGGCGAGGAGGCTCCGGGGCGGGATCTCCCGGAGCCGGCGGCGCTCGAATTCCTGGAGCGTCGCTCCGGAGGGAGCCCGGCCGGCCGCCACCAGGGTGCGGACCTCGCGGCGCCGTGCATCGTAGATCAGCCAGAACGCGTCACCTCCGAGCCCCCCCATGTGCGGGTAGGCGACGGCGAGGACCGCGTTGGCGGCGATCGCGGCGTCGACGGCCGAGCCCCCGTCGCGGAGCGCCGCGACGCCGGCCTCGGAGGCCAGGACGTGCGGGCTTGCCACGAGTCCGTGCGGCGCCAGCGTCGGCGTCCGCTCGGCCAGATAGGCGCTCATGTCGCCATGCTCCTCCGGTCCGAAGGCATCTGCCACTATACCCGAAAGCCGCGCCCGGCTCACTGGACTAACCTTCGCTCATGATTCGCCTTGACGACCCCCTGGAAGGTCGCTATCCTCCCCGCATCGCGATGGAGAGCGCGCTGGTTCGGGCGTTGCGGACGATCGACGGCCAACGGCTGGCCCGTCACCTGGAGACGCGCGACGAGTACGCGCGGGCCTTCCCGCTCTTCTTCCGCGCCATCGCCCACGAGGCCTGCGCGCACCTCTGGGAGCAGTTCCCGGGCGCCACGGCCTTCGTCGGCGAGGACTGCCGGGGCGAGGCGGCCGTGCGCTACCCGCACCTGGCGCGCCTTCCCCTCGACTGGGTCGCCTTCGCCTTCGAGGGTGTGGTGATGTGGGACCTCCACATCGGCGTCGTCACCAACCTCGCGCGACACCGGCCCGCGATCCAGGTCGGGGTCCACACGACTCCGCCCCTCTGGCCCCGCCTGGCACCGATGCTCGAGGCGCTGGACTGGCAGGCGCTGGTCGGGGAGAAGTTGGCCCTCAACGAGGCCCGGGTGATCGGCGAGATCCAGCTCGTCGAGCCGGCCCGCCCACTGATCTTCGCCGACCTCGCGGGCGAGGTCTTCCGCCTCGCCGAGCGGGTCGCCCGCTACTACGCGATCGTCGCGCCGCTTCCGGTGGAAGCGGGGATCGTACCCAGGAGCTAGCATGGCGCTGAAGGTTGGCGTCGTCGTGATCGGTGGCGGCGTGACCGGCGCGAGCATCGCCTTCCACCTGGCGAAGCGCGGCCTGCGTGACGTGGTCGTGGTCGAGAAGAACTTCCTCGCGTCGGGCGCGACCGGGAAGAGCTCGGCGTGCGTGCGACAGCACTACTCGACCCCCGAGACCTGCCGGATGGTCCTCAAGTCGCTCCACTTCTTCGAGCGCTTCGAGGAGCTGACGAGCGGGCGGACCGCCTCCTTCGTCAGGACCGGGTACCTCCTAGGGGTCGACGATCGCCTCCGGCGGCAGATGGAGGCGTCCGTGGCCCTCCAGCAGTCGGCCGGGATCAGCACGCGGCTCGTCTCGCCCGCCGAGATGCGCGAGCTGGAGCCGCGACTCAGGACTGACGACCTGGTGGCGGGGTGCTACGAGCCGGAATCCGGGTATGCCGACCCGTCGCAAACGACGCAGGGCTTTGCCGGGGCGGCACGAGACCTGGGCGTGCGGACCATGGAGCAGGCCGAGGTGCTCGCGGTCCTCACGCGCGGCGATCGCATCGCGGGGGTGAGGACCAGTAAGGGAGAGATCGAGGCGCCGATTGTGGTCAATGCTGCTGGAACCTGGGGCGACAGGATCGGCCGGATGGTGGGGCTCGAGATCCCGATCACCGTCTGCCGGCACAAGATCAACTTCATCGCGTGGCCCCAGGAGGCCCGCCGCCCCCACCCGCTCGTCTACGACTTCGTGACCAACATTTACACGCGCCCGGAGACCGGTGGCCTGATCCTCGTCGGCTCACTCGACTCGGAAGAGCTCCACGACCGCGCCGACCCCGACGGCTACGCGGAAGGCGTCACCTTCGACGAGACGCTGGATGCCCTGGGCAGGATCGCCCAGCGGTTTCCCGTCCTCGAGCAGGGATCCGTGGCCAAAGGGTACGCGGGTTGCTTCGACGTGACGCCGGACTGGCACCCGATCCTGGACAGGGTCGGGCCGGATGGGTTCTACGTCGCGGCGGGCTTCTCCGGGCACGGGTTCAAGCTCTCGCCGGCGGTCGGGGAGATGATGGCCGAGCTGATCGCCGAGGGACCGCGGCCTGGCTCGGATGTCTC
Encoded here:
- the queG gene encoding tRNA epoxyqueuosine(34) reductase QueG, which codes for MTLTQLALSEAVKAKALELGFDRVAIGPGDPPEHGPAFDAWLAAGYAGTMDYLARGRAKRLDLRQILPGARSVIAVALNYYQGEPPEARGWNPVARYAWGRDYHDVMTPRLEELLAFLREAGGPEARGKIYVDTGPVLERDLAARAGLGWIGKNTNLLDPTLGSFFFIGVLLTTVELDFDAPLPDRCGTCRACLDVCPTNAFVAPYVLDARRCISYLTIENKGPIPAGLREGIGEWAFGCDLCQTVCPWNRKAPESRDRALRPREPLPELSELLELDGAGFRQRFAGTALTRAKRRGLLRNIAVALGNRRDPETVPALSRALGDPEPLVRQHAAWALGRIATREARAALARALSREQDASALREIRGALGQSEGDTHAFGAGTRAPSEASPRIGGSSRGAADEPQARRATRRGPSRLRGRSPRSKGIYSDTLLGEEE
- a CDS encoding FAD-binding oxidoreductase encodes the protein MALKVGVVVIGGGVTGASIAFHLAKRGLRDVVVVEKNFLASGATGKSSACVRQHYSTPETCRMVLKSLHFFERFEELTSGRTASFVRTGYLLGVDDRLRRQMEASVALQQSAGISTRLVSPAEMRELEPRLRTDDLVAGCYEPESGYADPSQTTQGFAGAARDLGVRTMEQAEVLAVLTRGDRIAGVRTSKGEIEAPIVVNAAGTWGDRIGRMVGLEIPITVCRHKINFIAWPQEARRPHPLVYDFVTNIYTRPETGGLILVGSLDSEELHDRADPDGYAEGVTFDETLDALGRIAQRFPVLEQGSVAKGYAGCFDVTPDWHPILDRVGPDGFYVAAGFSGHGFKLSPAVGEMMAELIAEGPRPGSDVSAFRLSRFAEGKPIRGTYGDWLMC
- a CDS encoding nicotinamidase; its protein translation is MAIDPSRDALVIVDVQNDFCPGGSLAVPEGDRVVPALNRYVERFAGLRGPIFASRDWHPAVTKHFKAYGGVWPPHCVQGTKGAEFHADLRLPREAVIVSKGMDPDADAYSCFQAEDPNGMPFAAALGELGVQRLFVGGLATDYCVKATVLDALREGFQVVVLEDAIRAVDVNPGDGAKAIEEMEAAGATFAALSDLA
- a CDS encoding VOC family protein, with the protein product MIRVKRLDHFGVDVADLGRAEGFYTDVLGMMVEMRLPDQVLLRYGDGNLALFFRPDRAPGGRELIEHPLGKSHHAFEVSWEDLQAARRLFAERGIPHHAPINWGDHDCLYFLDPDGNLLELVGYRPSPSTAA
- the ggt gene encoding gamma-glutamyltransferase, translating into MSAYLAERTPTLAPHGLVASPHVLASEAGVAALRDGGSAVDAAIAANAVLAVAYPHMGGLGGDAFWLIYDARRREVRTLVAAGRAPSGATLQEFERRRLREIPPRSLLAVTVPGALDSWAEAHRAYGRLPWRSLFDAAIGYARDGVPVTAKLRGWIERTLPVLSAQPTSARVFLPGGAIPRAGDRLRQRDLARTIELVAEHGRDGFYAGPVARAIVAFSRAGGGLHSEADFAAQRSEWAEPLVGRYRGITIFQTPPPSQGFTTLLMLQMLEDDDIAALPYLGPDQLHLFVEAKKIAFADRDRYLADPAFAKVPVARLLSREYARERRQLIRPDRAWVWDQIPAGSLQGDTVYVAAVDAEGNAASLIQSLYMGFGSGIVAGETGVVLHNRGAYFSLDPAHPNRLEPGKRPLHTLMASLAFRDERLWLVFGCMGADGQPQIHLQVYSAMLDHGLDLAAAIEAPRWLAGRFAIGDPREFLNLDGRMPSDTARRLEARGHAVNVLAPWDELTGHAHGVMVLGNGVKAGFADPRSDGAAAGY
- a CDS encoding ferritin-like domain-containing protein, with translation MTAEEFVTELDARNQEMLRRLEPDATLMPEVDGDLTVVNLLKVALKNEVEASEIAARWMVTTEEVDVKLAFARQVGDEARHYRLIVERLRELGFDAKTYNPLAKGYGPLFDYLRTLTTTVERAAAGQFTREAIAVVKNRQFIEFCERAGDRATATLYRDTIEPDERYHHELGRSILLRYATTAEAQAAARRAAARTLELAEELQTAALKTAGIHHAPGC
- a CDS encoding sulfite exporter TauE/SafE family protein, whose translation is MTVPLSAFGLPSDAVVWHAVFLTALSYGVGVVGGVVGLALGTMRLPFLLLLGMPAPVAAGTNILVSTLSAVTGAVRHWRAGRVNARIVAVQGIPAMIGAFVGGFGSGLAPESLLIGLAGILVVWQAVELFVRARRERPKESPVTGRQPGAQEELLRAGGTWTPGRVVAEALVGFAIGLLGGAVGLILGSLRLPALITILGIDPRVAAGSNLVIGFLMGSFGWVGHVIAGEVDYPLLILMGLTGMVGTFQGARLTGTMGLRGLLTLMGLVLLVVGSLLLWDAARRGGLFA
- the def gene encoding peptide deformylase produces the protein MAILKVARLGHPVLRKVTEQVLPSELRSPEVQSFIDDMVETMREYNGAGLAATQVHTLKQIAVIEVLDNPRYPAAPSIPLTVIVNPRVTPLTPEMEEDWEGCLSIPDLRGKVPRYTTVRLEALDRQGEPIELTASHFFARVIQHEADHLNGIVYLDRMKDLSTLTHLTEWSRYWLGRQEQND